Proteins encoded by one window of Ascochyta rabiei chromosome 1, complete sequence:
- a CDS encoding HSP70/90 co-chaperone: protein MVEQQSQNAGPVSADLPPAMAEIKSHSVDQVMAEMNRMPLFMTTLDETDGEGGENMMLEALKAIAYEGTRYEIAENFRQQGNECARAKQWTDAKEFYDKAIAALKGPQSKPDPEADAEGGKVIEVQVDEEEEANKEKVVEEACYVNRALCNLEKKNYRSCINDCASTLRLNPSNVKACYRSATACLALDKLTEAKDACEFGLRLDASNAPLVALATKIQKRADYVAAVEKARVAREEKAASERATLALALKARNIAVRTTTDEAPDLEDASIALANPLDPSSPLSFPVLLLYPAHSQSDFVKAFNEHQTLPEHLEYIFPLPWDEENEYTVDGVEAYMETAVGGLIKVGKKMALHKVLGSGKVVISDGLVRISLVPKGKSAAWIEEFKKRRGTAA, encoded by the exons ATGGTAGAGCAACAGAGCCAGAATGCTGGACCGGTGTCGGCGGATCTGCCGCCAGCCATGGCCGAAATCAAGTCGCACAGTGTCGATCAGGTGATGGCTGAGATGAACCGAATGCCGCTGTTCATGACAACCCTGGACGAGACTGATGGTGAGGGTGGTGAGAACATGATGCTGGAGGCTCTGAAGGCGATAGCGTACGAAGGCACAAGGTACGAGATCGCAGAAAACTTTCGACAGCAAGGCAACGAATGCGCAAGAGCGAAGCAGTGGACCGATGCGAAAGAGTTTTACGACAAGGCGATAGCAGCCCTCAAAGGGCCGCAAAGCAAGCCAGATCCAGAGGCGGATGCCGAGGGTGGCAAGGTTATCGAGGTCCAAGtcgacgaggaagaggaggcaaACAAAGAGAAGGTTGTCGAGGAGGCGTGCTACGTAAACAGAGCGCTGTGCAATCTGGAGAAGA AGAACTACCGCTCCTGCATAAACGACTGCGCATCCACCCTCCGCCTCAACCCCTCCAACGTGAAAGCCTGCTACCGCTCTGCCACCGCATGTCTCGCGCTGGACAAGCTGACCGAAGCCAAAGACGCCTGCGAATTCGGTCTTAGGCTAGACGCTAGCAATGCGCCACTCGTTGCACTCGCAACCAAGATCCAGAAGCGCGCCGACTACGTCGCAGCAGTGGAGAAAGCGCGAGTTGCGCGCGAAGAAAAGGCCGCTTCAGAGCGCGCCACGCTCGCCCTAGCACTCAAAGCCAGGAACATCGCTGTTCGTACCACGACCGACGAGGCGCCGGATCTGGAAGACGCGTCGATTGCTCTGGCCAACCCGCTTGATCCTTCCTCGCCTCTCTCCTTCCCCGTCTTGCTGCTCTATCCTGCTCATTCGCAGTCGGATTTTGTCAAAGCTTTCAACGAGCACCAGACGCTGCCGGAGCATTTGGAGTACATCTTCCCTCTGCCATGGGATGAGGAGAACGAGTATACTGTCGATGGCGTGGAGGCGTATATGGAGACGGCAGTGGGTGGGCTGATCAAAGTGGGGAAGAAGATGGCGCTACACAAAGTGCTGGGGAGCGGGAAAGTTGTGATTAGCGATGGGTTGGTCAGGATTAGCCTTGTTCCCAAGGGAAAGAGTGCCGCGTGGATTGAGGAGTTCAAGAAGAGAAGGGGTACCGCTGCATAG